CGTTACTTTTATTATAGCACTATTTATAAATAAAGATTATAAACCAGGTTGTAATAAAAGCGCTTTCATGTTAAAATTATTTTGGAAACAAAATTCAATTTATACATTTAAATACCTATTTGATTCCTAAAAAATATATTTTATGAATGATTATTTTTTTTATCAGTTTTTAATCTTAAAAATATCCTAAAAGAAAAGGGGTTTTATTTATATGCGCTTAAAGGAAAAACCAATTGCTATAAAGGACATTTTACTCCCCAATGATAATATCAACTATGAAAAATGGTCAGTTGTCGCATGTGATCAATTCACAAGTCAACCAGAGTACTGGGAACATTTAAAAAATCGTATAGGTATAGAACCTTCAACCTATGATATGATTTTACCTGAAGTCTTTTTAGAATCTATGACTGAAGATACTATCAAATATATCAATATCAATATGCATCATTTTATAAATAGTGGTGTCTTTAAAAATATTGGACCTTCTATGATTTTAGTTGAAAGAAAAACGTTAGATGGAAAAACAAGATTAGGTCTAATGCTCTCTATTGACTTAGAGTATTATGATTTCAATTTAGATGCTAAACCGTTTATTAGAACCACAGAAAAGACTATCTTATCAAGAATTCCACCTAGAGTACATATTAGAAAACATGCACCTTTAGAATTAACCCATGTTATGTTGCTTGCAAATGATGATAAACTTAATATCCTTGAAAATTTATTTGATAAAAGAAATCAATTTAATATTGTTTATGATTTTGATTTAAATATGGAAGGTGGACATATCACAGGTTATCAAATTAAGGATTGTAAGCCCATTATAAATGATTTTTATAGCTTAATAGCCGACCCTAATGATCCTATTTTATTTATTGTAGGTGATGGAAATCATTCACTTGCAACTGCAAAAACACACTGGAACGAATTAAAAGCTACACTCTCTAAAAAAGAAATTAAAAATCACCCAGCTAGATTTGCTTTAGTAGAGGTTGTTAACATTTATGATAAGGGTTTAAACTTTGAAGGTATTAACCGTGTATTGTTCAATGTTGATAAAGATTTTATCGATAATTTACAAAAAGCTGTTGATCAAGATGTCAAATCTTGGATCTATACAAAAGAATCTGGAAAAAAACCTTTTTTTATTCCAAAAAGCACAGCTTTAGCATATGAACAAATTCAAAACTTTATCGATCAATATTTAATTGATCATAAAGATATGACAATTGATTATATTCACGGTGATGATGAGTTAATTAGTATTTGTGATAAACATCAACATAGTTTAGGCATTCATATGCCTGTATTAGATAAAAAAGATTTATTTCCATTTGTTCAATTAGGCAAAGTGCTTCCAAGAAAATCATTTTCTATGGGTAGCGCTACTGCTAAAAGATATTATTTAGAATCTAGATTTATTAAAAATATAAATCTTTCACAAAAAAGGAGAAAAAAATGAAAAGAGTTTATAATTTTTCAGCTGGTCCAGGAGTCCTTCCTGAAGCAGTATTAAAAGATGCAGCATCTGAAATGCTAGACTACCAAAATAATGGTATGTCAGTTATGGAAATGAGCCATAGAACACCTATGTTTCAAAAAATCATTGATGATGCTCAAAAAGATTTAAGAACATTGATGAATATTCCTGATAACTATAAAGTGCTATTCTTACAAGGTGGAGCATCATTACAGTTTTCAATGATCCCTATGAATCTTATGAAAAAAGGCGTTGCTGATTATATTGTAACTGGAGCATGGGCTAAAAAAGCAGCTGCTGAAGCTAAAAAATTTGGTAAAGTAAATATCATTGCTTCTTCAGAAGATAAAATGTTTTCTTATATTCCAGATGTATCTGATTTAAAGATATCTGATGATGCTGATTATGTTCATATGTGTGACAATAATACAATTTATGGTACAAAATTTCATCACTTGCCAAATACAAAAGGTAAGGTTTTAGTTTCAGATATTTCTTCTTGTATATTATCTGAAGAAATAGATGTATCTAAATTTGGCTTACTTTATGCAGGTGCACAAAAAAATATAGGTCCAGCAGGAATTACAGTCGTTATTATTAGAGAAGATTTAATACGTGAAGATATGCCTGTTAATACTCCTACTATGTTAAGATATGATATTCATGCTTCAAAAGGATCTATGTATAATACTCCACCAACTTATGGTATCTATTTATGTGGAAAAACATTTCAATGGTTACTCAATTTAGGTGGTATAAAAGCAATCAATAAAATTAATGAAGAAAAAGCAGCTCTTTTATATGATTATCTAGATCAAAGTAAATTATTCTTTGGTACAGTAGAAAAAAATTCAAGATCTATTATGAATGTTTGTTTTAAAACAAATGATCCTGAATTAGATGCTAAATTCATTAGCAATGCTAAAAATTACGATATAGTTAATATTAAAGGTCATCGTTCTATAGGTGGTATGAGAGCCTCTATGTATAATGCAATGCCTGTAGATGGTATAAAAGCTTTAGTTGACTATATGAAAATATTTGAAAAAGAAAATTTAAAGTAGGTGATTAGATGTATAAGATTCATTGTTTAAATAATATATCAAAGTCAGGATTAGAAACATTTCCTGATCATTATAAAATTGTAGAAAATATTGAACAAGCTGACGCATTATTAGTTCGTAGTTATAAAATGCATGAACTAGACCTTCCTTCTTCTGTTCTTGCAATAGCAAGAGCTGGTGCTGGTGTTAATAATATTCCTCTAGAAAGATATGCAAATGAAGGTGTTGTTGTTTTTAATACACCTGGAGCAAATGCTAACGCAGTTAAAGAACTAACTCTTGCTGGTATGTTAATCGCAAGTAGACATATTAATTTAGGGTTAACATGGGTTAGTGAAAATAAAGAAGATACTGATATTCAAAAATCTATCGAAAAAGCTAAGAAAGCATTTGCTGGAACTGAAATACTTGGTAAGACCATAGGTATTATCGGTTTAGGTGCTATTGGATTCAAACTTGCTAAATCTTGTGCTGCATTAGGTATGAACGTATTAGGTTATGATAGAGATTTAAATGTGATTAAAGGAGAAATTCTTCCTGAATCTATGAAAATTGCTGATTCTAATGAAGAAATCTATGCATCTGCTGATTTTATTAGTCTTCATTTACCTTTAAATGATCATACAAAACATATCATTGATAAAAAAGTGATGCAACACATGAAAGATGGAGTTGTTCTTCTAAACTTTTCAAGAGATCAATTAGTAAATGATGATGACTTAGAAGATTTTTTAACTTCAGGTAAAATAAAAGCTTATGTTACTGACTTTCCAAATTATAAAACAGCAAATATGGAACATGTTATTGCAATTCCTCATCTAGGCGCATCAACAGCTGAAGCTGAAGAAAATTGTGCAGCAATGGCCGCTGAAGAAATTAAAGATTATTTAGAACTTGGTATTATTAGAAATAGTGTAAACTATCCAGATATTGAGCTCACTAAAAAATTATGTAAATCAAGATTAATTATTCTTTATCATTCACAAACAGATATGAGAGAAACAATTATATCTGATGTTATTGGAGAAGCTCCAAATGTTTGTCATGCTTATCAAGCTTTTAAACGAGAATATGGTGTTATCGTTTTAGACATTGATGATTTAGTTGATTCTAAACTTATATTAGATCTAAAAGCTCATAAAGAGATTACACATGTTAGAGTTATCTAAATAAAAAGTATAAAAAAAGTAGTTCAATTATAACGAACTACTTTTTTATTTTTATATTAAATTATACGATTTCGCAATTTCTAAATATAGTTCAACACCTTTGATTAAAACTTTTTCATCAAAGTTAAAATAACAACTATGAAGTGGATGTGTATATCCCTTTTCTTCATTTCTTGTTCCTAGCATGGTAAACATGCCAGGGACTTTTTGTTGATAGAATGCAAAATCTTCTGCAAACATCATCGGTTTTATGAATTCATAATTTTCTTTTTCTAAATAATTCAAGATATGATCGACAATAGTTTCATCATTATAAACAACTGGATAAAAATCTATCATCTCATAATTAATATCTACGTTAAACCCAATTTTAATACCTTCAATAATTTCATTCATGCGTTTTTTAATATCCATGTATACTTCATCTTTAAATGCTCTTATCGTTCCAGAGATCTTAACATCTTGAGCAATAATATTTCTAGCTTCTCCACCATGTATCGTTCCAACAGTTAACACACTTTGATCAAATGGATCAATGTTTCTTGAAACAATTGAATGAAATTGTGAAATTAAAAAGCTTGATGCTACAATTGCATCATGTGCCAAATGAGGTTGTGCACCATGTGCAGATTTTCCACTTAATGTTAAATTGAATTCTCCATTTCTTGCCATCATAGGGCCTTTAACTATGCCATATTTAGATTCTTCTAAATTTGGATATAGATGAATTCCGAAAATCTTTTTAACCTTAAACTTATCTAACATGCCTTCTTCAATAATGATTTTCGCACCTCCAGGAAATTCTTCTGCAGGTTGAAAGATTAAGACAATAGATTCATTTAATAATGATATATCTTTTATTGCATAAGCAAATCCTAATAACATTGCCATATGACCATCATGTCCACATGCATGCATATTGCCTATATGCTTAGAAGGATTAGGATGATCAGATTTTTCTGTAACAGGTAGTCCATCCATATCAGACCTAAAAGCGATTGAAGTTTCTTTTTTGCCTTTTTTATAGGCAATCCATCCAGTTTTTGCAGTAGGATATATTTCATATTTCATTTTTAATAATTCTTGTTTGATATAATCAGATGTTTTAAATAAATCAAATTGTAATTCTGGTATTTGATGTAGATCACATCTGTATTTTTTTAGTCGATCATTCATAATATCCCTCTTTTTTTTATCTATTAAAGTATAATTCAAATTCATAAGGATGCGGTAATTTAGCTAGTGCCTCATGATCTTTTCTTAGTTTTACATTATGAGAATCAATCATTGATTTTGTAAAAATACCTTGTTTTGTTAAATATTCATAATCATTATTAATGGCTTCAATAGATTCTAATAAATCTTTAGGCAAAGATCCAATTTTATTTCTTTTTTCTTCTGGTAGTTCATATAAATTAACATCATATGGTCCATATCCTAATTTAGATGGATCAATTTTATTTTCAATACCATCAATAGCCGCCATCATAAGCGCTGCATATACTAAATATGGATTACTCATTGCGTCAGGAGATCTATATTCAAATCTCTTTTCAGATTCATCTAATGTATATCCAGGAATACGAATAATTGAGCTTCTGTTAGCTGTCGCATAAGCGATGCTTACAGGTGCTTCAAATCCAGGAATAAGTCTTTTATATGAATTCGTTGTTGGATTGGTTAGCGCAGTTAAGCTTCTTGCGTGCTTTAATAAACCACCCATCATATAATGTGCGATTTTAGATAATTTAGAATATCCTTTTTCATCAAACATTATAAATTTTTGGTCTTTTTTCACTTGAATATGAACATGCATGCCTGATCCACATTCATTTGAAAATGGTTTTGGTAAAAAAGTAATAACTTTTTGTTGATCTTTCGCCATATTTTTTAAAAGATGTTTTAATTTCATAGTTCGATCTGCCATTTCAACGATAGACGCAAACTCTACTTCTATTTCTACTTGTCCTGGACCACCATTTTCTCCATGATGATATTTAATAGGTATATCAATTTCTTCAGCAGCAATAACAACATCGGTTCTAAAATCGTAGCTTGCATCTAGTGGAGAATCTATATGATATCCTTTATGATTGCCAACTTTATTTCCTAAATTTTGAACATCGCTTTTTCCCATGTTCCATTCAGCTTGATTACTATCTATTTTAACTTCCATATGTTCGTTTTTATTTTCATATGATATGTGATCTAAAACATAGAACTCAAATTCTGGTCCTAATAAGATTTCATCCATATAGCCACTATCTAAAATATATTTTTCAGCTTTTTGTGCGATGTATCTTGGATCATCTTCAAATCTTGAAAATGTCTGGTTCTTAATTTGATATATATCTGCTATACAAGTTAAAGTCTTAACTTTTGCAGTTGGATCTAAATAGCATGTTTTAACATCTGGAACCATCATCATATCAGATTTTTCAACAGTAGAAAACCCATATGAAGACGCATCAAAGCCAATACCTTTTTTCATGATATCTTCATTAAGTTTTTGGCTAGTAATTGATACTCTACGCCATACTCCTATTAAATCTGTAACTTTAAAATCAATAACTTTTACTTCTTTTTTTTCTACATAGCTAATCATTTCATCGACATTATTAAACATATTTTCCTCCAAAGATTTACTTATTTTTTTTGAGTCCATAGATACAATCATCTGCCAATGATTATATCTTTAAAAAATATTAGTTTTTTTATATTCCTTACTTATATCATATCACATTTGCTCAAGTTTTTTTTGGTCATAAATTGAAAAAATGCCTTATCATAAAACTCTTGATCTAATGTTTGTGAGTTTTTATATAAGACATTATATTTTCTATTTGTATTTATTTGGAATATCTTTTAAATTCTTCTTTAAGATCAGCTAAAATCTTATCATATACTCTATTTTTAATCATACTCTTTTTTGCTCTATCACAAGCATCATTAAATATACTTTCTTTGTATTCTTGTTGTCTGATATATTCTAAAAATGCTGACAATGTCATTTTTTTAACTGCTAGATTATAGATTTCCATATGGTCATCATTAGTTAAATATCTTTTTTCTTCTTTATTTACACGTTTGATGTTTTTTAATTCTTCATTACTTATTTTTTCATCATCATTTGAATAAACATAAAGTAAAATCATTAATGCTAATTTAACTAGATTTCTATGATATATATCTTCCCATGTATCATTAGGATTTTCACTTTTAACAATCCCTTTAAACTCTTTTAAATTTTTATCTTCTCTCATTGACTTTTTTATATCTCTTGTTGCATATTCTCTTTTATAAAATCTTTGTAATTGCGAACTATATAACATTTATTACACCTCTTTATATGATTTTATGGTTTAAGATTATTGATATCAACTTGCATAACGCTTAAATTCTTCTTTTAGATTATCTAAAAGTCTATCATAAACTCTATTTTTAATCATACTCTTTTTTGCTCTATCACAAGCATCATTAAATATATTTTCTTTATAATCTTGTTTTTCAACATATTCTAAAAATGAAGATAAAGTCATTTTTTTAACTGCTAAATTATATATTTCTTTTTGATCATCCTTTGTTAAATAACGCTCTTCTTCTTTATTTAGCTTTTTAATATGCTTTAATTCTTTTCTACTTACTTTTTCGTCATCATTTGAGTAAACATACAGCAATATCATTAGCGCAAGTTTAACAAGATTTACATGATAAGCATCTTTCCAAGTCTCATTTGGATTATCATATTCAACCTTAGCATGTTTTTTATAAACTCTAGCCATTTTATCCGCTCTTCTTGGATTAATTGCTTTATATTTAGACATATAAAAAAATTGTACTTTAGAATACCCACTTTTTTTAGCCATATAACCCCTCCTTATCAATTACATATATTATAGCATATGTAAATATGAACTTAAAGAACTGATGTATAATATATCTAAAGGATGTGGTGTTTATGAATAAAAAATTAATAATCGGCATGATACTTGGCGCAATACTTGGAATCTTTTGTATACTAGGAGCACGTTTAAGACTTCCGGATCACGCTTCATTTAGTTATCTATTATCATTTTGGTATAACAGAGTCATTTTAGGGGTCATCATTGGCTTATTACCTAGCTTAAAATCTTTAAAACTATCTTTATTAAGAGGGTTACTAGTTGGGGTTTTTGTATCATTTGCTTTTTATAGTGCAACAGGCTTTCTAGATCTTATGGGATTTTTTGCAGGATTTGTTTATGGTGTCATTATAGAGTTTGTATTGTTTAAATTAAATCAGATGGAAAAACTATAATTAATAAATAAAAAATACCAAGTTTAACAGCTTGGTATTTTTTTATATGATTAATCTATTGTAATTGTTGTTCCTGCTTTTCCTGCTATAGCTAGAGAAGCTTGTTCTAAAGAAGCAATAATAGCTTTACCTAAAGGATTATTTTCTACAAATGAAACTGCAGCTGCTACCTTTGGTTCCATACTACCTTTTCCAAATTCATTGTTCTTAATATAGCCTTTAGCTTCACTAATTGTTAAAGTTGACAATTCTTTTTGTTCTGGTTTGCCAAAATTAATACATACTTTATTAACAGCAGTTAAAATGATGAAGACATCAGCTTTTATTAGTTCTGCTAATTTAGCACTACTAAAATCTTTATCTATAACTGCACTCACACCAACATAACCTTCTGTTTTTACAACTGGTATGCCTCCGCCTCCAGCAGCAATAACGATAGCTTTTGATTTGATCAATGTTTTGATCATTTCTTTTTCTACTATATCAATGGGTTTCGGACTAGCTACAACTTGTCTATATCCTCTACCTGAATCTTCTACCATTGTTATACCTAACTCTTTAATTAATTGATCTGCTTCATCTTTAGTATGAAATCTACCAATTGGTTTTGTTGGATGTTTAAATGCTGCATCATTTGGATCAACAACTGTTTGAGTTACAATGGTCGCAACATCTATATCAATATGTTTTGATAATAATTCATTTCCTATTGCGTTTTGTAAATGATATCCAATATAACCTTGACTCATAGAACCACATTCTGGAAGTGGCATCAAAGGAATAGTTGATTTAACATCATGACCATTTTCAAAAGCACTTTGAATCATTCCTACTTGTGGACCGTTTCCATGAACAATTACCACTTGATGTCCTTCTTCTGCTAAATCTACGATGCTTTTTGCTGCATGCTTAACTAATTTTAATTGTGCAGTTGGATTTTCTCCAAGTGCATTACCACCTAATGCGACTAATATTTTCATTTTCTAAATACCTCTTGTCATTTTTTATAAGCTTTAGTGATAGTTTACTATAATAAAACTATTTAATCAAGAAAGGTTGTGTCATATTGTTTTTACATATTTAATTATGGTATATCTATGTAAAGATAGGATAACTTTTATCATCCTATGTTAAAATAATAAAGAAGATATAGTTGTCTTATACTTATACATGAAGTGAGGTTATACTAATGAAACAATTATCAGATATAGGATTAATAGGTATTGCAGTGATGGGTGAGAATCTAGCTTTAAATATGGCTAGTAAAGGTTTTAGTGTTGTGGTCTCATCAAGGAAACAAGAAACTGTTGATGCATTTATAAATGGACGTGCTTCAAAATATACAATTACAGGCACAACTGATTTGAAGAAGTTAGTTGATGCATTAACAAAACCACGTAAAGTTATGCTTATGATTAAAGCAGGAAACCCTGTTGATCAAGTCATTGATCAACTCATACCTTTGCTTGATCAAGGTGATGTCATTATTGATGGTGGTAATTCATTATACACTGATACTACTAGACGAACAAAATACTTAAAACAAAAAGGTATTTATTATATAGGAACTGGAGTTTCTGGTGGTGAAGAAGGTGCTTTAAAAGGACCATCTATTATGCCAGGAGGTGCACCAGAGGCTTGGCCGCTAGTGAAACCTATCTTACAAAAAATAGCTGCGAAAGCGCCTGATGGTGGGATTTGCTGCGATTGGGTTGGTGAAGATGGCGCAGGGCACTTTGTTAAAATGGTTCATAATGGTATTGAATATGGAGATATTCAATTAATCTCAGAAAGCTATCATATCATGAAAAGTTTATTAAACCTTTCTAATGATCAAATGGCTAATACATTTGCTAAATGGAATAAAGGTGATCTTGATAGTTATTTAATTGAAATCACTGCTGATATTCTAAAATATAAAGAAAAAGATGGTTCATATTTGATTGATAAAATCCTAGACACTGCTGGCCAAAAAGGCACAGGTAAATGGACTGTTAATGCATCACTTGATATGGGTGTTGGATTAACATTAATTGCTGAATCGGTATTTTCTAGATTCTTATCTTCTCAAAAAGAAGAAAGAGTTGAAGCATCTAAAGTTTATCCAAAAGCTGATATAGAAGTTTTAGAAGATAAAGAATCATTTTTAGATGATTTAGAAAAAGCATTATATGCTGCTAAAATTTTGTCTTATACGCAAGGCTATGCTTTAATGCGTGCAGCTGCAAAAGAGTATGAATGGAATCTAAATTATGGTGGTATTGCTCTTATGTGGAGAAGTGGATGTATCATTCGTTCAGTTTTCTTAGATAAAATAAAAGCAGCTTATGAAAAAAACGGACAGTTAGAAAACTTATTGTTGGATTCATATTTTGAAAAAACTATTAAATCTCTACTTCCTAGTATGAGAAAAGTCATATCTAAAGCTGTTTTAAATGGTATCCCAGTGCCTGCTTTAAGTGCAGCCTTGAGTTACTTTGATGGATATACAACACATAGACTACCAGCAAATCTTTTACAAGCACAAAGAGATTATTTTGGAGCTCATACTTATGAACGCATAGATAAAAATAGAGGAGAATTCTTTCATACCAATTGGACAGGTACAGGCGGAGATACATCTTCTACAACCTATAACGTATAAGTAATAATTTATATCAAATAATTTATAACCTTAATTAATTTTATGTTATACTATATATAAAATAAATTGGGGAGAAAAAATAATATGGTAATTTTATTGAACACCATTTTTCCATTACTTATGATCGCAGCAACTGCATTCATATTAACTGGATTAAAAATTGCAATTTTTAGAATGTTTAATTTCATATGTGACCGTGCTGTTTGGAAAGAATATTTGATTTATCATGTGATCGTCATCATTGGAGCTATCATCATACCTATTAGTATTTTTGGTATAGATGCTGAACTTACATTTTTAATCTTAAACGTTATACTTCCAATTCTAACAGTATTTATATTCATCGAATATTTTTACTTTTATAAAAAACATTTTAGTTATGAATCAAGGAATAGATATATTTTATCGTTAATCGTATCGTATCTAATTAATTTTATGGTATTAAATGTTTTACTATATGTCTATCTAGCTCTTTTATTATTACTGTTAAGCCTCATAACTATATTATAGTAAATGAATAAAAAAATGACATCACAATCGTGATGTCTTTTTTTTAGCTTAATATATTGACTGTAATACTCCCAGTATCAACTTCGATATTTAACACAACATCTCCTTGTGTAGATGTATATCTACTTCCTTGACTATCTCCATTAACCCTAATGCTACCTGTATCTGTAGAAAGATTACAACTCATATTTGGTATTGAAGTATTTTTAAACTCAACATAGCCTGTATCGGTTGATAAATTATAAGTTGCTGCGTTGGTTTGATCTATATAAATCGAACCTGTATCAATTTCTAGTTTTAATATATTTGTTATACTAGAATCATTTATTGTGATATTTCCTGTATCAGAGGTAGCTTCTAGTTTTGCAGCATTGATATCATCTCCAGATATACTTCCAGTATCCATACTAATATGGATATCACCTAATACATTTAAATCTTTTAAATATATATTTCCAGTATCATTTTGAAGTGTTAATGTGTTTAAATCTATATGTTCTATTTTTATTTTTCCTGTATCTACGCTAAGTGTCATGCTATTTGCAACACTTGGTC
The sequence above is drawn from the Mariniplasma anaerobium genome and encodes:
- the arcC gene encoding carbamate kinase encodes the protein MKILVALGGNALGENPTAQLKLVKHAAKSIVDLAEEGHQVVIVHGNGPQVGMIQSAFENGHDVKSTIPLMPLPECGSMSQGYIGYHLQNAIGNELLSKHIDIDVATIVTQTVVDPNDAAFKHPTKPIGRFHTKDEADQLIKELGITMVEDSGRGYRQVVASPKPIDIVEKEMIKTLIKSKAIVIAAGGGGIPVVKTEGYVGVSAVIDKDFSSAKLAELIKADVFIILTAVNKVCINFGKPEQKELSTLTISEAKGYIKNNEFGKGSMEPKVAAAVSFVENNPLGKAIIASLEQASLAIAGKAGTTITID
- a CDS encoding M20 metallopeptidase family protein is translated as MNDRLKKYRCDLHQIPELQFDLFKTSDYIKQELLKMKYEIYPTAKTGWIAYKKGKKETSIAFRSDMDGLPVTEKSDHPNPSKHIGNMHACGHDGHMAMLLGFAYAIKDISLLNESIVLIFQPAEEFPGGAKIIIEEGMLDKFKVKKIFGIHLYPNLEESKYGIVKGPMMARNGEFNLTLSGKSAHGAQPHLAHDAIVASSFLISQFHSIVSRNIDPFDQSVLTVGTIHGGEARNIIAQDVKISGTIRAFKDEVYMDIKKRMNEIIEGIKIGFNVDINYEMIDFYPVVYNDETIVDHILNYLEKENYEFIKPMMFAEDFAFYQQKVPGMFTMLGTRNEEKGYTHPLHSCYFNFDEKVLIKGVELYLEIAKSYNLI
- a CDS encoding DUF1015 domain-containing protein encodes the protein MRLKEKPIAIKDILLPNDNINYEKWSVVACDQFTSQPEYWEHLKNRIGIEPSTYDMILPEVFLESMTEDTIKYININMHHFINSGVFKNIGPSMILVERKTLDGKTRLGLMLSIDLEYYDFNLDAKPFIRTTEKTILSRIPPRVHIRKHAPLELTHVMLLANDDKLNILENLFDKRNQFNIVYDFDLNMEGGHITGYQIKDCKPIINDFYSLIADPNDPILFIVGDGNHSLATAKTHWNELKATLSKKEIKNHPARFALVEVVNIYDKGLNFEGINRVLFNVDKDFIDNLQKAVDQDVKSWIYTKESGKKPFFIPKSTALAYEQIQNFIDQYLIDHKDMTIDYIHGDDELISICDKHQHSLGIHMPVLDKKDLFPFVQLGKVLPRKSFSMGSATAKRYYLESRFIKNINLSQKRRKK
- the gnd gene encoding decarboxylating NADP(+)-dependent phosphogluconate dehydrogenase gives rise to the protein MKQLSDIGLIGIAVMGENLALNMASKGFSVVVSSRKQETVDAFINGRASKYTITGTTDLKKLVDALTKPRKVMLMIKAGNPVDQVIDQLIPLLDQGDVIIDGGNSLYTDTTRRTKYLKQKGIYYIGTGVSGGEEGALKGPSIMPGGAPEAWPLVKPILQKIAAKAPDGGICCDWVGEDGAGHFVKMVHNGIEYGDIQLISESYHIMKSLLNLSNDQMANTFAKWNKGDLDSYLIEITADILKYKEKDGSYLIDKILDTAGQKGTGKWTVNASLDMGVGLTLIAESVFSRFLSSQKEERVEASKVYPKADIEVLEDKESFLDDLEKALYAAKILSYTQGYALMRAAAKEYEWNLNYGGIALMWRSGCIIRSVFLDKIKAAYEKNGQLENLLLDSYFEKTIKSLLPSMRKVISKAVLNGIPVPALSAALSYFDGYTTHRLPANLLQAQRDYFGAHTYERIDKNRGEFFHTNWTGTGGDTSSTTYNV
- the glnA gene encoding type I glutamate--ammonia ligase, with translation MFNNVDEMISYVEKKEVKVIDFKVTDLIGVWRRVSITSQKLNEDIMKKGIGFDASSYGFSTVEKSDMMMVPDVKTCYLDPTAKVKTLTCIADIYQIKNQTFSRFEDDPRYIAQKAEKYILDSGYMDEILLGPEFEFYVLDHISYENKNEHMEVKIDSNQAEWNMGKSDVQNLGNKVGNHKGYHIDSPLDASYDFRTDVVIAAEEIDIPIKYHHGENGGPGQVEIEVEFASIVEMADRTMKLKHLLKNMAKDQQKVITFLPKPFSNECGSGMHVHIQVKKDQKFIMFDEKGYSKLSKIAHYMMGGLLKHARSLTALTNPTTNSYKRLIPGFEAPVSIAYATANRSSIIRIPGYTLDESEKRFEYRSPDAMSNPYLVYAALMMAAIDGIENKIDPSKLGYGPYDVNLYELPEEKRNKIGSLPKDLLESIEAINNDYEYLTKQGIFTKSMIDSHNVKLRKDHEALAKLPHPYEFELYFNR
- a CDS encoding 3-phosphoglycerate dehydrogenase → MYKIHCLNNISKSGLETFPDHYKIVENIEQADALLVRSYKMHELDLPSSVLAIARAGAGVNNIPLERYANEGVVVFNTPGANANAVKELTLAGMLIASRHINLGLTWVSENKEDTDIQKSIEKAKKAFAGTEILGKTIGIIGLGAIGFKLAKSCAALGMNVLGYDRDLNVIKGEILPESMKIADSNEEIYASADFISLHLPLNDHTKHIIDKKVMQHMKDGVVLLNFSRDQLVNDDDLEDFLTSGKIKAYVTDFPNYKTANMEHVIAIPHLGASTAEAEENCAAMAAEEIKDYLELGIIRNSVNYPDIELTKKLCKSRLIILYHSQTDMRETIISDVIGEAPNVCHAYQAFKREYGVIVLDIDDLVDSKLILDLKAHKEITHVRVI
- a CDS encoding DUF4097 family beta strand repeat-containing protein, which translates into the protein MKVFNRIIILIFVAGVVLIAVAFSQGLDLRNLGDFFIDDEAYGESISYVSSTSIDSLDINVDTRHIVIEQSTLDHIQITYYEKEDDQWTIDESNGEISIIQTNTTSRFSWFNFKIPSYNVLTVLIQIPSDLVLNYNLRSDTGEIKYIDGPSVANSMTLSVDTGKIKIEHIDLNTLTLQNDTGNIYLKDLNVLGDIHISMDTGSISGDDINAAKLEATSDTGNITINDSSITNILKLEIDTGSIYIDQTNAATYNLSTDTGYVEFKNTSIPNMSCNLSTDTGSIRVNGDSQGSRYTSTQGDVVLNIEVDTGSITVNILS
- the serC gene encoding 3-phosphoserine/phosphohydroxythreonine transaminase, encoding MKRVYNFSAGPGVLPEAVLKDAASEMLDYQNNGMSVMEMSHRTPMFQKIIDDAQKDLRTLMNIPDNYKVLFLQGGASLQFSMIPMNLMKKGVADYIVTGAWAKKAAAEAKKFGKVNIIASSEDKMFSYIPDVSDLKISDDADYVHMCDNNTIYGTKFHHLPNTKGKVLVSDISSCILSEEIDVSKFGLLYAGAQKNIGPAGITVVIIREDLIREDMPVNTPTMLRYDIHASKGSMYNTPPTYGIYLCGKTFQWLLNLGGIKAINKINEEKAALLYDYLDQSKLFFGTVEKNSRSIMNVCFKTNDPELDAKFISNAKNYDIVNIKGHRSIGGMRASMYNAMPVDGIKALVDYMKIFEKENLK